Proteins encoded together in one Flavobacteriales bacterium window:
- a CDS encoding right-handed parallel beta-helix repeat-containing protein produces the protein MKHSLALFLSVASLPLYAATYHIATTGSNANNGLSLATAWASIQHGANTAVAGDTVLVHPGNYQGFAAMDHSGTAADPIVFFADAGVQITSPCAYNNLDGINVEGVSWVMVEGFTVNDMPRTGIRTALSDHVTIRFNSCHSNFKWGILTGFAEHVIIEHNTCSGSEDEHGIYFSNSADDPIIRFNHCFDNNANGIHMNGDASLGGDGTISNAQVYGNVIHGNGVNGGSGINCDGVINSAFFNNLLYDNHASGISLYQIDGGAPSTGNRVHNNTIINASDARWCVNITEDCTGNQVLNNILINQHPWRGSIVVAASALPGFVSDHNIATSRFSPDGDATILTLADWQALGYDANSAVAPAQASLFASPGSDFHAASAASQQVNSGTAAVASVVMDDLDGAPRPQGGAFDIGCYESAFGATSATDLAEEESPLVLLSDAVSVHANEAGMLRISDATGRLLMQTMLPKGRSLVPLPQAGLMLIDLRRADGRTVHALRAVVMRR, from the coding sequence ATGAAGCACTCCCTTGCATTGTTCTTATCAGTTGCATCCCTGCCCTTGTACGCAGCAACCTACCACATCGCCACCACCGGCAGCAACGCCAATAATGGCCTTTCGCTGGCCACAGCCTGGGCCAGCATCCAACATGGCGCCAATACCGCTGTTGCCGGCGATACGGTTCTCGTTCATCCCGGCAACTATCAGGGCTTCGCGGCCATGGACCACAGCGGCACCGCGGCCGATCCCATCGTCTTCTTCGCCGACGCGGGCGTGCAGATCACCAGCCCTTGCGCCTACAACAACCTCGACGGCATCAACGTGGAGGGCGTGAGCTGGGTGATGGTCGAAGGCTTCACCGTGAATGACATGCCGCGCACCGGGATCCGCACCGCGCTGAGCGATCACGTCACCATCCGTTTCAACTCCTGCCACAGCAATTTCAAATGGGGCATCCTCACCGGCTTCGCGGAGCACGTGATCATCGAGCACAACACGTGTAGCGGCAGTGAGGATGAGCACGGCATCTACTTCAGCAACAGCGCCGATGACCCCATCATCCGCTTCAACCACTGCTTCGACAACAACGCCAATGGCATCCACATGAACGGCGATGCCAGCCTCGGCGGCGACGGCACCATCAGCAATGCGCAGGTCTACGGGAACGTCATCCATGGCAACGGCGTGAACGGAGGGAGCGGCATCAACTGCGATGGCGTGATCAATTCGGCCTTCTTCAACAACCTGCTCTACGACAACCATGCGAGCGGCATCAGCCTCTACCAGATCGATGGCGGCGCGCCGAGCACCGGCAACCGGGTGCATAACAACACCATCATCAACGCCAGCGACGCGCGCTGGTGCGTGAACATCACCGAGGACTGCACCGGCAACCAGGTGCTCAACAATATCCTCATCAACCAGCACCCATGGCGCGGGAGCATCGTGGTGGCCGCTAGCGCATTGCCAGGCTTCGTGAGCGATCACAACATCGCCACTTCGCGCTTCAGCCCCGATGGCGATGCGACGATCCTCACGCTTGCGGATTGGCAAGCATTGGGTTACGACGCCAACAGCGCGGTGGCCCCGGCGCAAGCGAGCCTGTTCGCTTCGCCCGGCAGCGATTTCCATGCGGCCTCGGCTGCCTCACAGCAGGTCAACAGCGGCACCGCGGCGGTGGCTTCGGTGGTCATGGATGATCTCGATGGCGCGCCGCGACCGCAAGGCGGGGCCTTCGACATCGGCTGCTATGAGAGCGCGTTCGGAGCGACCTCAGCAACCGATCTCGCCGAAGAGGAATCCCCCTTGGTGTTGCTGAGCGACGCAGTCAGCGTGCATGCCAATGAAGCTGGCATGCTGCGGATCTCGGACGCTACCGGCCGCCTGCTGATGCAAACGATGCTCCCGAAGGGCCGATCACTGGTACCGCTTCCACAGGCTGGTCTCATGCTCATTGACCTGCGCAGGGCCGATGGCCGGACCGTGCATGCCTTGCGTGCCGTTGTGATGCGACGCTAG